GATGACGAAGCCTACGACTTGTGGCATGAAAAGATCGGCCTGCCCACAGATCGTATCGTCCGGTTCGGCGAGGAGGACAATTTCTGGGCCATGGGCGACACCGGTCCCTGCGGCCCCTGCTCCGAACTGTTGCTCGACAGGGGAGAACCGTACGGCTGCGGCCGCCCCGACTGCAAGGTGGGCTGCGAATGCGACCGCTATCTGGAAATATGGAACCTGGTTTTCATGCAGTTCAACCGCAATGCCGCCGGTGAAATGACGCCGCTGCCTAAACCGAGCATCGACACGGGGCTGGGCCTCGAGCGCATGGTGACCCTGCTTCAGGACTTGCCCACCAATTACGAAACAGACCTCATCATGCCGATTATAAAAAAAGCCGAAGACCTGGCCGAGAGAAAGATGGGGGACAGCGGGGAAGACGACGTGGCCATGAAGGTGATTGCGGACCACAGCCGGGCGGCCGCCTTTCTTATCGGCGACGGCGTCCTGCCGTCCAACGAAGGTCGCGGGTATGTACTGCGCCGGATTATGCGGCGGGCAATCCGCTACGGGCGCAACCTGGGGCTCGTGAAACCCTTTCTGCACAAGACCGCCAGCGTCGTGTTCGATATCATGGAGGATGCCTATCCGGAACTCAAGGAATCCCAGGCGTTCATTACCAAGGTCATCCAGAACGAAGAGGCGCGTTTTTCGGAAACCCTGGATTTCGGGCTGAGGCTGCTCAATGACACGCTGGCGGATATCAGGGCCAAAGGGCGGAATCAGGTCCCCGGAGATGTGATTTTCAAGCTGTACGACACCTACGGCTTTCCGGTGGACATCGTGAGGGACGTGGTCCGCGACAGGGCCATGGAACTCGACATGGACGGGTTCGAGTCGGCCATGGAGGGGCAACGCAAAAGGTCGAGATCCGTCACCGCCTTTTCAGGGGTCGGTGACGCCTATCGCGATCTGTCGGCAGAGGGGTTCGTCCCCGAGTTTTTGGGCTATGATCGAATCGAAGCCGTATCGAAAATAAAACTGATCGTCGCAGACGGCAAGGAGATTCCTTGGGCGGAGAAAGGGCAGACCGTCGAGGTGCTCACGGCGGCGACGCCGTTTTACGGTGAATCCGGCGGGCAGGTCGGCGATACGGGCAGCATCGTTGCCGCCGACGGCACGGCCTTCGAAGTGGCGGTGGCGGACACCGTCAAGGACCCCAACGGCCTGATCATTCATAAGGGAACGGTTGTTTACGGCACCGTGCGCAAAGGCGACGACGCCCTCCTTACGGTGGATGCCCAAAAGAGGGCCGCCACCGCCCTGAACCACACCGCTACCCATATACTGCACTATGCCCTGCGGAAGGTGCTGGGGGAGCATGTCAAACAGGCCGGGTCTGCGGTTGGGCCCGACAGATTCCGTTTCGACTTTACCCATTTTTCGCGGGTGGAGCATGACGCGCTGGATGAGATCGAGCGGTTGGTAAACGACCGTGTCCGCGAAAATGTTGCCGTGCAGAAAGAGGAGATGGACGCCGAAACGGCTCTCAAGTCCGGCGCTACGGCTCTTTTCGAAGAAAAGTACGGTGACAGGGTGCGGGTGATTTCCCTCTCCAATTTCAGCAGGGAGCTGTGCGGTGGAACGCACACCGACCGGACCGGCGACATCGGCCTGTTTAAAATAATCGGTGAGTCGAGCGTGGCCTCGGGTGTACGGCGCATCGAAGCCCTGACCGGTTCGGCCGCCCTTACATTCGTACAGCAGTCGGTCGGCGTCTTGCAGGAAGCGGCGATGCTGCTGCGCGACAAGCCCGAAAGTGTCGCCCAGCGGATCGAGAAAATGATGGCCCAGCAGAAAAGCGCTGAAAAAGAGATCCAGCAGCTGAAAGCCAGGATTTCCACCATTTCGGCAGGCGAAACCGAGGATGCCTTCAAGAATGTGAACGGCGTCAAGGTGCTGGTGAAGAAAGTCGAGGTCGAATCCCCGGCAGCCCTGCGGGAACTGGCGGACCGGTTCAAGGACAGAATTGCGTCGGGGGTCGTCGTGCTTGGAGGGGTTGCGGGGGGCAAGGTGCTGCTGATCGCCGTGGTCACGAAGGACCTGGTCGATAAATTTCATGCCGGCAACATCGTCAAGCATGCGGCCGGGCTTGTCGGCGGCGGCGGCGGCGGAAGGCCGGACATGGCCCAGGCAGGCGGAACCCAGCCGGAGAATCTTGAAAAGGCGCTGGTTGCCGTTCTGGAGATGATAGAAAAGGCGTAAATATGTTAGTGCTAAGTGTTAAACTTTATGTTCTAACGCATTTAAAATATAGATTAATATCAAATTTAAAGACGTATTGAAATGCTGGCCACTTGAGCCTGGCCGCAGATATTTTGATACGCCGGTAACAGAGGCAATAAAATTCCAAGCACCAAATCCGAAATCCTAAACAATAGCGTATAAACCACATTCGACGTTGGATGTTGGACGCTGGATGTTCGATTTAGGTTGGAAATTGCCTTGGGCCTTGCGCCATAGGTTTTACGTTTCACCTCTCACGTTTCACGGTTTTTTATTTTCCCTTCAGCACATCGATCATGCTGAACACCTCGCCCTGGCTGCCGGCGCGCACTTTCGCGGCGAGGTAGACGATGGCATCCATGGTGCCCCGGGCGTATATCTCCCGGCCGTTGACGTTGTGGGTGAATGCAAACCTCACCGTCCGGTCGTCGGAATCAAGCGTGTAGGTATGCCACCCGTGGCCTTCGAGAAAGGCCTCGGGAATGCCCCACTCTTTGGACTGCACTTCCGGATTTCGCTCCATTTGAATCCTGCCGGCGTCGAATTCGATTCCGAGGTCGTTGAAGTAGCCGACCATCGCCTTGGCCGTCCCGCTGGTGTCGGCCTTGCCCTGCTGGTGGCTTTCGCGAACCGTCAGGGAGTATCCCTTGAAAAGGCCCGGGAAGGTTTGTGACGCCCACTCCATCATGGCCTGAAAGCCGACGATCTGCTTGGCCATGTTGGGCGCGATGACCGCGGAAGCCAGCGACCCTTTGACTGCGTCCACCAGGGCCTCCCGGTCTCCCCCGGTGGTTCCCATGACGAACGGCAGGCCGTTTCCGGCGTAAAAAAGGGCGTTTTCGTTGACGGCCGAGGGGTGGGTGTAATCCACGGCGATAAACGGCTTCAGCTTCCCGAAATGATCCGCTGCCGCGGCTTCCCGTTCCGACGGATGGATCAGTTTTATCTCCAAATCTCCGATGCAGCAGGACGACGCCTCTATTTCGGCGCCGGTCAGCGACCAGGAAAGCAAATTGAAACGGTGGTCTTCGAAGATATGCCGGGCGATAACCGTGGCGACGTTGCCGGGCAGGCCGTTGACCATGACGTTGATAGGGTTCATAGGCACCTCCTGTGTAATAATCAATAA
This region of Deltaproteobacteria bacterium genomic DNA includes:
- the alaS gene encoding alanine--tRNA ligase, whose translation is MTGNEVRSTFLKYFHKHNHQIVRSSSLVPQDDPTLLFTNAGMVQFKRTFLGEEKRGYARATTSQKCVRAGGKHNDLENVGYTARHHTFFEMLGNFSFGDYFKEGAIEFAWDLLVNGYGLPAEKLYASVYLDDDEAYDLWHEKIGLPTDRIVRFGEEDNFWAMGDTGPCGPCSELLLDRGEPYGCGRPDCKVGCECDRYLEIWNLVFMQFNRNAAGEMTPLPKPSIDTGLGLERMVTLLQDLPTNYETDLIMPIIKKAEDLAERKMGDSGEDDVAMKVIADHSRAAAFLIGDGVLPSNEGRGYVLRRIMRRAIRYGRNLGLVKPFLHKTASVVFDIMEDAYPELKESQAFITKVIQNEEARFSETLDFGLRLLNDTLADIRAKGRNQVPGDVIFKLYDTYGFPVDIVRDVVRDRAMELDMDGFESAMEGQRKRSRSVTAFSGVGDAYRDLSAEGFVPEFLGYDRIEAVSKIKLIVADGKEIPWAEKGQTVEVLTAATPFYGESGGQVGDTGSIVAADGTAFEVAVADTVKDPNGLIIHKGTVVYGTVRKGDDALLTVDAQKRAATALNHTATHILHYALRKVLGEHVKQAGSAVGPDRFRFDFTHFSRVEHDALDEIERLVNDRVRENVAVQKEEMDAETALKSGATALFEEKYGDRVRVISLSNFSRELCGGTHTDRTGDIGLFKIIGESSVASGVRRIEALTGSAALTFVQQSVGVLQEAAMLLRDKPESVAQRIEKMMAQQKSAEKEIQQLKARISTISAGETEDAFKNVNGVKVLVKKVEVESPAALRELADRFKDRIASGVVVLGGVAGGKVLLIAVVTKDLVDKFHAGNIVKHAAGLVGGGGGGRPDMAQAGGTQPENLEKALVAVLEMIEKA
- the dapB gene encoding dihydrodipicolinate reductase — its product is MNPINVMVNGLPGNVATVIARHIFEDHRFNLLSWSLTGAEIEASSCCIGDLEIKLIHPSEREAAAADHFGKLKPFIAVDYTHPSAVNENALFYAGNGLPFVMGTTGGDREALVDAVKGSLASAVIAPNMAKQIVGFQAMMEWASQTFPGLFKGYSLTVRESHQQGKADTSGTAKAMVGYFNDLGIEFDAGRIQMERNPEVQSKEWGIPEAFLEGHGWHTYTLDSDDRTVRFAFTHNVNGREIYARGTMDAIVYLAAKVRAGSQGEVFSMIDVLKGK